One part of the Herbiconiux aconitum genome encodes these proteins:
- a CDS encoding aldo/keto reductase: protein MKTFVLPHTDLTVSDVILGLMRITPLSDQEIRALVGSARDSGVNVFDHADIYGDVRHGCETRFGDAVTFSPAEREQVVIQSKVGIRDGSFDFSKEHILRTVDESLATLKTPYLDLLLLHRPDTLVEPEEVAAAFDELQTAGKVAHFGVSNHTPGQIELLKRFVRQPLVVNQVQLSITHAPLIAAGVAANMGGLDQSIDRDNGILDYSRLNDITLQAWSPFQKGFFDGVFLGDRENYAELNDVLDELAATYDVTPTGIAVAWITRHPAQMQVVLGTTNPQRVADSAAGSDVRLTREEWYRLFRAAGHILP from the coding sequence ATGAAGACTTTCGTTTTGCCGCACACCGACCTCACGGTCTCCGACGTCATCCTGGGACTCATGCGGATCACTCCGCTGAGCGATCAGGAGATCCGCGCTCTCGTCGGCTCCGCCCGCGACTCCGGGGTGAACGTGTTCGACCACGCCGACATCTACGGCGACGTGCGGCACGGGTGCGAGACCCGCTTCGGCGACGCCGTCACCTTCAGCCCCGCCGAGCGCGAGCAGGTCGTCATCCAGAGCAAGGTCGGCATCCGCGACGGCTCCTTCGACTTCTCGAAGGAGCACATCCTGCGCACGGTGGATGAATCGCTCGCCACCCTGAAGACCCCGTACCTCGATCTCCTGCTCCTGCACCGCCCCGACACCCTGGTGGAGCCCGAGGAGGTCGCCGCCGCCTTCGACGAGCTGCAGACCGCCGGAAAGGTCGCCCATTTCGGCGTCTCGAATCACACGCCGGGCCAGATCGAGCTGCTGAAGCGCTTCGTGCGGCAGCCGCTCGTGGTGAACCAGGTGCAGCTGAGCATCACGCACGCGCCGCTCATCGCCGCGGGTGTGGCCGCCAACATGGGTGGTCTCGATCAGTCGATCGACCGCGACAACGGCATCCTCGACTACTCGCGGTTGAACGACATCACCTTGCAGGCCTGGTCACCGTTCCAGAAGGGCTTCTTCGACGGGGTGTTCCTCGGCGACCGCGAGAATTACGCCGAGCTGAACGATGTGCTCGACGAGCTGGCCGCCACCTACGACGTGACGCCGACCGGCATCGCGGTGGCCTGGATCACCCGTCACCCCGCGCAGATGCAAGTGGTGCTCGGCACCACCAACCCGCAGCGCGTGGCCGACTCGGCGGCCGGCTCCGACGTGCGTCTCACCCGCGAGGAGTGGTACCGCCTCTTCCGAGCCGCCGGCCACATCCTCCCGTAG
- a CDS encoding cytochrome b/b6 domain-containing protein, whose product MSNRSPWFRLVWIAPALVVLLLIAVLAAIGIRSSPAGQDFLASYPGYTPLPDGAPVGIPAWLGWQHFLNMFFLLFIVRTGWVIRQGVRPSVFWTRKNDGRLRTKNPPVRIGLPLWFHLSVDAFWVLNGVVFVVLLFATGQWMRIVPTSWGVIPNAVSAGLQYLSLNWPTEHAWVNYNSLQLLSYFATVFLAAPLALITGIRIAPGFAARLRPLDRVFPTRLARTIHFLVMIYFVAFVVVHVTLVLATGALENLNAMYAASDDTGWAGFWIFAASLVVLAAAWIAARPAVLTAIAGRTGTVRVMGGPRK is encoded by the coding sequence ATGAGCAACAGATCCCCCTGGTTCCGCCTCGTGTGGATCGCACCCGCACTCGTCGTGCTGCTGCTCATCGCGGTGCTCGCGGCCATCGGCATCCGCTCGTCGCCCGCCGGTCAGGATTTTCTCGCCAGCTACCCCGGGTACACCCCGCTGCCCGACGGCGCACCCGTGGGCATTCCGGCCTGGCTCGGCTGGCAGCACTTCCTCAACATGTTCTTCCTGCTGTTCATCGTGCGCACGGGTTGGGTGATCCGGCAGGGTGTGCGGCCGTCGGTGTTCTGGACGCGCAAGAACGACGGGCGTCTCCGCACGAAGAACCCGCCCGTGCGCATCGGCCTGCCGTTGTGGTTCCATCTCTCGGTCGATGCGTTCTGGGTGCTGAACGGCGTCGTCTTCGTGGTGCTGTTGTTCGCGACCGGGCAGTGGATGCGCATCGTGCCGACCAGCTGGGGCGTCATCCCGAACGCCGTGTCGGCCGGGTTGCAGTACCTCTCGTTGAACTGGCCCACCGAGCACGCCTGGGTGAATTACAACAGCCTGCAGCTGCTGAGCTATTTCGCCACGGTGTTCTTGGCGGCGCCGCTCGCGCTGATCACGGGCATCCGGATCGCCCCCGGATTCGCCGCGCGGCTGCGACCGCTCGACCGGGTGTTCCCCACGCGGCTCGCGCGCACCATCCATTTCCTGGTGATGATCTACTTCGTCGCCTTCGTGGTGGTGCACGTGACCCTGGTGCTCGCCACCGGCGCGCTCGAGAACCTCAATGCGATGTACGCGGCGAGTGACGACACCGGATGGGCCGGATTCTGGATCTTCGCCGCCTCGCTCGTGGTGCTGGCGGCGGCGTGGATCGCGGCGCGACCGGCCGTGCTCACCGCCATCGCGGGCCGCACCGGAACCGTGAGGGTGATGGGCGGCCCGCGCAAGTAG
- a CDS encoding CopG family transcriptional regulator, which produces MKTAISVPDDTFERVNRKAAEIGINRSEFFSRAAELYLRQLEADDLTERINESIRRAGPDAQQEARDFARFSQMQAARYVEDDEW; this is translated from the coding sequence ATGAAAACCGCGATCTCGGTTCCTGATGACACGTTCGAGCGCGTCAACCGCAAGGCCGCGGAGATCGGGATCAATCGGTCGGAGTTCTTCTCGCGCGCTGCGGAGCTTTACCTCCGGCAGCTCGAGGCAGACGACCTGACGGAGCGCATCAATGAGTCGATTCGTCGCGCCGGTCCCGACGCTCAACAAGAGGCTCGCGACTTCGCGCGATTTTCGCAAATGCAAGCCGCTCGGTATGTCGAAGACGACGAATGGTGA
- a CDS encoding LLM class flavin-dependent oxidoreductase — translation MTSTPGPDGPFPLILGLDTFGDVPFDDTGRPVNHAQTIRFLIEQGILADQVGIDFFGIGEHHTDDYPLSAGDVVLAGIATRTERIRLGSAVTVLSSDDPVRVFQRYSTLDAISGGRAEVILGRGSSIDSFPLFGYELGDYEVLFEEKTALFAQLLRGGPVTWSGTTRAPLRDQDVVPHLETGTLPAWIGVGGSPQSVIRAARLGFNLMLAIIGGPPARFQPFSALYRQALDQLEQPQLPIGVHSPGHVAPTDAEAVEEFWPRYLEVIKHVSKTRGFAVPTRAMFEQEIGPDGGLYVGSPETVAQKIASNLVALDATRFEMKFGMGGLSQSSVLRNIELYGTQVVPRVRELLADR, via the coding sequence GTGACAAGCACCCCGGGCCCCGACGGCCCCTTTCCCCTCATCCTCGGTCTCGACACCTTCGGCGACGTTCCGTTCGACGACACCGGTCGACCGGTCAACCACGCCCAGACCATCCGCTTCCTGATCGAGCAGGGCATCCTGGCCGATCAGGTCGGCATCGACTTCTTCGGCATCGGCGAACACCACACCGACGACTACCCGCTCTCGGCCGGCGACGTCGTGCTGGCCGGCATCGCGACCCGCACCGAGCGCATCCGCCTCGGTTCGGCCGTCACCGTGCTGAGCTCCGACGACCCGGTGCGCGTCTTCCAGCGCTACTCCACGCTCGACGCCATCTCCGGCGGCCGCGCCGAGGTCATCCTCGGGCGCGGTTCGAGCATCGACTCCTTCCCCCTGTTCGGTTACGAGCTCGGCGACTACGAGGTGCTCTTCGAGGAGAAGACCGCCCTCTTCGCCCAGCTCCTCCGCGGCGGGCCGGTCACCTGGAGCGGCACCACGCGCGCTCCTCTTCGCGACCAGGATGTCGTGCCCCACCTCGAAACCGGCACCCTGCCCGCCTGGATCGGTGTCGGGGGCAGCCCGCAATCGGTCATCCGTGCCGCTCGCCTCGGATTCAACCTGATGCTCGCCATCATCGGTGGCCCGCCGGCACGCTTCCAGCCCTTCTCCGCGCTCTACCGTCAGGCGCTCGACCAGCTCGAGCAGCCGCAGCTGCCCATCGGCGTCCACTCCCCCGGGCACGTCGCGCCCACCGATGCCGAAGCCGTGGAGGAGTTCTGGCCCCGCTACCTCGAGGTCATCAAGCACGTCAGCAAGACGCGCGGTTTCGCGGTGCCGACCCGGGCGATGTTCGAACAGGAGATCGGGCCCGACGGGGGTCTCTACGTCGGCTCGCCCGAGACGGTCGCCCAGAAGATCGCGTCGAACCTGGTGGCCCTCGATGCCACCCGCTTCGAGATGAAGTTCGGTATGGGCGGTCTCTCGCAGAGCTCGGTGCTGCGCAACATCGAGCTCTACGGCACGCAGGTCGTGCCGCGCGTGCGCGAACTGCTCGCCGACCGCTGA
- a CDS encoding type II toxin-antitoxin system PemK/MazF family toxin, with product MVINRGSIWWTDLGERRGSAPARRRPVLVMQADRFNRSEISTCVVLTITSKTALAEQPGNVFLPSTASGLRSDSVVNVTQISTVDIENLRDQVGELPSYLLEGVERGMRLVLAL from the coding sequence ATGGTGATCAATCGGGGCTCGATCTGGTGGACGGATCTCGGAGAGCGGCGGGGGAGTGCTCCGGCGCGCCGGAGGCCAGTTCTGGTGATGCAAGCCGACAGGTTCAATCGAAGCGAGATTTCAACGTGTGTGGTGCTGACCATCACCTCGAAGACAGCGCTTGCTGAGCAGCCGGGAAATGTCTTCCTTCCGTCGACGGCGTCAGGGTTGCGGAGCGATTCGGTCGTCAATGTCACCCAGATCTCGACGGTCGATATAGAGAACTTGCGAGATCAGGTGGGAGAGCTTCCCTCCTATCTTCTCGAGGGGGTCGAGCGCGGAATGCGGTTGGTGCTGGCGCTCTGA
- a CDS encoding excinuclease ABC subunit UvrA, whose product MNHPADSHDLISVRGARENNLKDISVDIPKRRLTVFTGVSGSGKSSLVFGTIAAESQRLINETYTAFVQSFMPSLGRPDVDGLSGLSAAIIVDQERMGANSRSTVGTATDANAMLRILFSRLGDPHIGPSFHYGFNAAEGMCLRCEGLGEVNDIDVDQLVDRTKSLNAGAITIPGYKAEGWYVRIYADSEFLDGDKVLADYTDQEWADFLYKEPVKVSVQNMNLTYEGLVPKVQKSILSKDRETVQPHIRAFIDRAVTFTRCPECLGTRLNPAALSSTIDGRNIADCTAMQISDLAEFVRGISDESVAPIVLTLSQTLDSFVEIGLGYLSLERTSASLSGGEAQRVKMVRHLGSSLTDVTYVFDEPTVGLHPHDIQRMNGLLLRLRDKGNTVLVVEHKPETIGIADHVVDLGPRAGVHGGEITFTGTVDELRASETLTGRHLGDRARLKDGVRTPSGALEIRDATRHNLRGVDVDVPLGVLTVVTGVAGSGKSSLIHGSIPPGANVVSVDQTAIRGSRRSNPATYTGLLDPIRTAFAKANGVKAALFSANSEGACPNCKGAGVIYTDLAMMAGVATVCEECGGKRFQQQVLEYRLDGKNIAEVLAMPVAEAEEFFASGPAHAILQRLVDVGLGYLSLGQPLTTLSGGERQRLKLAIHMAEKGGVYVLDEPTSGLHLADVEQLLHLLDRLVDSGKTVIVIEHHQAVMAHADWIIDLGPGAGHDGGRVVFEGTPAQLLADRSTLTGQHLAEYVAG is encoded by the coding sequence ATGAACCATCCCGCCGACTCCCACGACCTCATCTCCGTGCGCGGAGCCCGCGAGAACAACCTCAAAGACATCTCGGTCGACATCCCGAAGCGACGTCTCACCGTGTTCACCGGGGTCTCCGGCTCGGGCAAGAGCTCGCTCGTGTTCGGCACCATCGCGGCCGAATCGCAGCGCCTCATCAACGAGACCTACACCGCCTTCGTGCAGTCGTTCATGCCGAGCCTCGGTCGGCCCGACGTCGATGGGCTGAGCGGTCTCAGTGCAGCCATCATCGTCGACCAGGAACGGATGGGGGCGAACTCGCGGTCGACGGTGGGCACCGCGACCGACGCGAACGCGATGCTGCGCATCCTGTTCTCCCGGCTCGGCGACCCGCACATCGGCCCGTCGTTCCACTACGGGTTCAATGCCGCCGAAGGAATGTGCCTGCGTTGCGAGGGCCTCGGCGAAGTGAACGACATCGACGTCGATCAGCTCGTCGACCGCACGAAGTCGCTGAACGCGGGCGCGATCACCATCCCGGGCTACAAGGCCGAAGGCTGGTACGTGCGCATCTACGCCGACTCGGAATTCCTCGACGGCGACAAGGTGCTCGCCGACTACACCGACCAGGAGTGGGCCGACTTCCTCTACAAAGAGCCGGTGAAGGTATCGGTGCAGAACATGAACCTCACCTATGAGGGGCTCGTGCCGAAGGTGCAGAAGTCGATCCTGTCGAAAGACCGCGAGACGGTGCAGCCGCACATCCGGGCCTTCATCGACCGAGCCGTCACCTTCACCCGCTGCCCGGAGTGTCTGGGCACGCGCCTCAATCCGGCCGCCCTGTCGTCGACGATCGACGGGCGCAACATCGCCGACTGCACCGCGATGCAGATCAGCGATCTCGCCGAATTCGTGCGGGGGATCTCTGACGAGTCGGTGGCGCCGATCGTGCTGACGCTGTCGCAGACACTCGACTCCTTCGTCGAGATCGGCCTCGGCTACCTGAGTCTCGAGCGCACCTCGGCGTCGCTCTCAGGCGGCGAGGCGCAGCGGGTGAAGATGGTGCGGCACCTCGGATCGAGTCTGACCGACGTCACCTACGTCTTCGACGAGCCGACCGTGGGCCTTCACCCGCACGACATCCAGCGCATGAACGGTCTGCTGCTGCGCCTGCGCGACAAGGGCAACACCGTACTCGTGGTCGAGCACAAGCCGGAAACCATCGGCATCGCCGATCACGTGGTCGACCTCGGGCCGCGTGCCGGGGTGCACGGGGGAGAGATCACCTTCACCGGCACGGTCGACGAGCTGCGAGCATCCGAGACCCTCACCGGGCGCCATCTGGGCGACCGGGCGCGGCTGAAGGATGGTGTGCGCACGCCGTCGGGCGCGCTCGAGATCCGTGACGCCACGCGGCACAACCTGCGCGGCGTCGACGTGGACGTGCCGCTCGGCGTGCTCACGGTGGTGACCGGTGTGGCGGGGTCGGGCAAGAGTTCGTTGATCCACGGATCGATCCCGCCGGGGGCGAACGTGGTCTCGGTCGATCAGACGGCCATCCGCGGGTCGCGGCGTAGCAACCCCGCGACCTACACCGGGCTGCTCGACCCCATCCGCACGGCTTTCGCGAAGGCCAACGGCGTGAAGGCGGCGCTGTTCAGCGCCAACTCCGAGGGCGCCTGCCCGAACTGCAAAGGCGCCGGCGTGATCTACACCGATCTGGCGATGATGGCCGGCGTCGCGACGGTGTGCGAGGAGTGTGGCGGCAAGCGATTCCAGCAGCAGGTGCTCGAATACCGGCTCGACGGCAAGAACATCGCCGAGGTGCTCGCGATGCCGGTGGCCGAGGCAGAGGAGTTCTTCGCATCGGGGCCGGCGCACGCCATCCTGCAACGGTTGGTCGACGTCGGGCTCGGCTACCTGAGCCTCGGTCAGCCGCTCACGACGCTCTCGGGCGGGGAGCGGCAGCGACTCAAGCTGGCGATCCACATGGCCGAGAAAGGCGGTGTCTACGTCCTCGACGAACCGACGTCGGGCCTGCACCTCGCCGACGTGGAGCAGTTGCTGCACCTGCTCGACCGCCTGGTCGACTCGGGCAAGACGGTGATCGTCATCGAGCACCACCAGGCCGTGATGGCGCACGCCGACTGGATCATCGACCTCGGTCCGGGCGCCGGTCACGACGGCGGGCGAGTGGTGTTCGAGGGCACACCGGCGCAACTCCTGGCCGATCGGTCGACGCTGACCGGGCAGCATCTCGCGGAGTACGTTGCCGGCTGA
- a CDS encoding VOC family protein — translation MDLKLEVVVIPVSDVDRAKEFYQKLDFRLDADFTVKPGYRVVQLTPPGSLASIIFGEGLSSATPGSVEGLQVAVTDILEAHDWLAERGVDVSEVFHDETGVFHHAGTVGRVSGPDPARASYGSFLSFEDPDGNGWIAQELTTRLPGR, via the coding sequence ATGGACCTGAAACTCGAAGTCGTCGTCATCCCGGTCTCCGATGTCGACCGCGCGAAGGAGTTCTACCAGAAGCTCGATTTCCGTCTCGACGCCGACTTCACGGTGAAGCCGGGGTATCGCGTGGTGCAGTTGACGCCCCCGGGCTCACTCGCCTCCATCATCTTCGGTGAGGGGCTGAGCTCGGCGACACCGGGATCGGTGGAGGGCTTGCAGGTCGCCGTGACCGACATCCTGGAAGCCCACGATTGGCTCGCCGAGCGTGGCGTCGACGTGAGCGAGGTCTTCCACGACGAGACCGGAGTCTTCCACCATGCCGGCACCGTGGGACGGGTGTCCGGCCCTGACCCCGCACGGGCGAGCTACGGCTCGTTCCTCTCCTTCGAAGATCCCGACGGCAACGGCTGGATCGCGCAGGAGCTCACCACGCGTCTGCCGGGTCGTTGA
- a CDS encoding phosphodiester glycosidase family protein: protein MPQRDHTKHLRPRSRTVLASTTAACLVLGGLALGAVPASAADGDAWMPPTPANWPTVVTDSATPDVPITAGVTEHSDVLNTVTGRQPVQLLEVDASDANVRLGVVGAGQTLINPADETPSSMANRTGAVAGINGGFFQINASGQPNDGQIVDGEIWKSPTHNHPGTFVVLADGTSAIRDEEFSGTIAVGGRTHPLFSINWTGDASGDQITEITPRLGSPTDLPANPVFAQGTTNDGGASITVTSIAPVASLPALAGGTAGLLASAAGGEWLSANVHVGDTVTVSHAIAPDNDIEQLLQGPGQPLIAGGEITPDYGNGNPAGLNPETAIGISADGKHLTMVALDGRGTSATAIGPSVAQVAGYLKQKGVDSALLLDGGGSTSLVARQPGEQQVSVMNLPSDAGNVERPVGNGIFVYSTATDAGAPATASIAGGNPVDAVVGIPAPVRAYTLDAHGNPTDAGTPTVTVDPASLGSWSGGTFQPAAAGSGTLTVSQGAATASVPLTVAATLSSLSASPAAPDLDNGATTTFALTGHAAGLSTPIAAGAATWTLSDPALGAIDSATGVFTAAASGSGIEAITVSAAGAETVIEVGVGSKGQVLDPMNDSTAWKYNITNGAVATTSTDPDVPPGSTESSSIRLDYSMPGTPGVHQMVLSPKNPVTIDKNSAGQNPTAIAVWIKDDDQVHNAFQFATSYKQGNGQSATLYNTGVQYNGWSLLKTQLPAGTVFPLTLSWVDMLSINPTLASTGTMRLSSLQVLYAARTPEEPEYTPIPENPSWLHYVESPSEFTPGGQTILMGDDAHMLADDPDGTSSHVMDDIAGLVNGSGYTTADGTKVAPLPDAAVPDVVQMLGDMADNGDPANLQYAAQKISALGLPYHDLVGNHEITQGATPENVNFNQTFGETHYSYTVGSATVIASDNAHGGVTSSNPFQVPDAEQYDWLVKQLDAVTTPVAVVAIHMPAYDPFPAKNSQFTDRWEAQQYLQLVQNYQTAHPDRHVIMTYGHARGFAEQILDPQGDAVSGSAGIPQLTFGDLGMPAYTTPDKGGFYHFGLVHIANDGTVQFAVQAVLQSLSIDGAAEPVAAASDRVTALDATAAADATDADLTVGDTLALTASGVNQSGDNLDPVVVPIADPVSHVWASSDAAVAAVDAVTGEVTALAAGTTTVSVTAGGMTAEKTITVEAAPSQPGDGDGGGNGGDGGNGDGGTGDGGSGGGGSTPGDGGGSGSTPGDASGSTGNGTASSTSADGSLASTGANGPAGLALGLGAFLVLALGGGLLVMRRRRRA from the coding sequence GTGCCACAACGAGACCACACGAAACACCTCCGACCACGCTCCCGTACCGTCCTCGCCTCGACCACCGCCGCCTGCCTCGTGCTCGGCGGTCTGGCGCTCGGCGCGGTTCCGGCATCCGCCGCCGACGGCGACGCCTGGATGCCTCCCACCCCGGCCAACTGGCCCACCGTCGTGACCGACAGCGCCACGCCCGACGTGCCGATCACGGCCGGCGTCACCGAACACTCCGACGTGCTGAACACGGTCACCGGACGACAGCCCGTGCAGCTGCTCGAGGTCGACGCGAGCGACGCGAACGTGCGCCTCGGCGTGGTGGGAGCCGGGCAGACCCTGATCAACCCGGCCGACGAGACCCCGAGCTCCATGGCGAACCGCACCGGCGCCGTGGCCGGCATCAACGGCGGGTTCTTTCAGATCAACGCCTCCGGACAGCCGAATGACGGTCAGATCGTCGACGGCGAGATCTGGAAGAGCCCCACCCACAACCATCCCGGCACCTTCGTGGTGCTCGCCGACGGCACCAGCGCCATTCGCGACGAGGAGTTCAGCGGAACGATCGCTGTCGGCGGCCGCACCCATCCGTTGTTCTCCATCAACTGGACAGGCGACGCCAGCGGCGACCAGATCACCGAGATCACCCCACGGCTCGGTAGCCCCACCGACCTGCCCGCGAACCCCGTCTTCGCACAGGGGACGACGAACGACGGCGGCGCCAGCATCACGGTGACGAGCATCGCCCCCGTCGCTTCGCTGCCCGCGCTCGCCGGCGGCACGGCGGGCCTGCTCGCCTCGGCCGCCGGCGGCGAGTGGCTCAGTGCCAACGTTCACGTCGGCGACACCGTCACCGTCTCGCATGCCATCGCGCCGGACAACGACATCGAGCAGTTGCTGCAGGGCCCCGGCCAGCCGCTCATCGCGGGGGGCGAGATCACGCCCGATTACGGCAACGGAAACCCCGCCGGCCTCAACCCCGAGACTGCGATCGGCATCAGCGCCGACGGCAAGCACCTCACGATGGTGGCTCTCGATGGCCGCGGAACCAGCGCCACGGCCATCGGCCCGAGCGTGGCGCAGGTGGCCGGCTATCTCAAGCAGAAGGGCGTCGACAGCGCCCTCCTGCTCGACGGCGGCGGATCGACCAGCCTCGTCGCCCGCCAGCCGGGGGAGCAGCAGGTCAGTGTGATGAACCTGCCCTCCGACGCCGGCAACGTGGAACGCCCGGTCGGAAACGGCATCTTCGTCTACAGCACCGCGACGGACGCCGGAGCACCCGCGACCGCCTCGATCGCCGGCGGCAACCCCGTCGACGCCGTGGTGGGCATCCCGGCCCCCGTTCGCGCCTACACCCTCGACGCTCACGGCAACCCGACGGATGCCGGAACGCCGACCGTCACGGTCGACCCCGCGTCGCTCGGCAGCTGGAGCGGCGGCACCTTCCAGCCCGCCGCGGCAGGCTCCGGAACCCTCACGGTGTCCCAGGGGGCAGCGACCGCGAGCGTTCCCCTGACCGTCGCCGCGACCCTCTCGTCGCTGTCGGCGAGCCCTGCGGCACCCGATCTCGACAACGGCGCGACCACCACGTTCGCGCTGACGGGCCACGCAGCGGGCCTCAGCACGCCCATCGCGGCGGGTGCGGCCACCTGGACGCTCAGCGACCCGGCCCTCGGCGCCATCGACTCCGCGACCGGGGTCTTCACGGCCGCCGCATCCGGTTCGGGCATCGAAGCGATCACGGTGAGTGCGGCCGGTGCCGAGACCGTGATCGAGGTGGGCGTCGGCAGCAAGGGGCAGGTGCTCGACCCGATGAACGACAGCACGGCCTGGAAGTACAACATCACGAACGGCGCCGTGGCCACCACCAGCACCGACCCGGATGTGCCGCCCGGCTCGACCGAGAGCTCCTCGATCCGCCTCGACTACTCGATGCCCGGCACCCCCGGCGTGCACCAGATGGTGCTCTCGCCGAAGAATCCGGTGACCATCGACAAGAACTCGGCCGGCCAGAACCCCACCGCGATCGCGGTGTGGATCAAAGACGACGACCAGGTGCACAACGCGTTCCAGTTCGCCACCTCCTACAAGCAGGGAAACGGCCAGTCGGCCACGCTCTACAACACGGGCGTGCAGTACAACGGCTGGAGCCTCTTGAAGACGCAGCTGCCGGCAGGAACGGTGTTCCCGCTCACGCTGTCCTGGGTCGACATGTTGAGCATCAACCCCACGCTGGCCTCCACCGGAACCATGCGGCTCTCGTCGCTGCAGGTGCTCTACGCCGCCCGCACCCCGGAGGAGCCCGAGTACACGCCCATCCCCGAGAACCCCTCGTGGCTGCACTACGTCGAATCGCCGTCGGAGTTCACGCCGGGCGGCCAGACCATCCTGATGGGGGATGACGCACACATGCTCGCCGACGACCCCGACGGCACGAGCTCGCACGTGATGGACGACATCGCGGGGCTCGTGAACGGCTCCGGGTACACCACCGCCGACGGCACGAAGGTCGCTCCGCTGCCCGATGCGGCGGTTCCCGACGTGGTGCAGATGCTCGGCGACATGGCCGACAACGGCGACCCGGCGAACCTGCAGTACGCGGCGCAGAAGATCTCGGCACTCGGCCTGCCCTACCACGACCTCGTGGGCAACCACGAGATCACCCAGGGCGCCACCCCGGAGAACGTCAACTTCAACCAGACCTTCGGCGAGACCCACTACTCCTACACGGTGGGCAGTGCGACAGTGATCGCCTCGGACAATGCCCACGGCGGCGTCACCTCGTCGAACCCGTTCCAGGTTCCGGATGCGGAGCAGTACGACTGGCTGGTGAAGCAGCTCGACGCGGTCACCACCCCGGTGGCCGTCGTGGCCATCCACATGCCGGCCTACGACCCGTTCCCCGCGAAGAACAGCCAGTTCACCGACCGGTGGGAGGCGCAGCAGTACCTCCAGCTGGTGCAGAACTACCAGACCGCGCATCCGGATCGGCACGTCATCATGACCTACGGGCACGCCCGCGGCTTCGCCGAGCAGATCCTCGACCCGCAGGGCGACGCGGTGTCGGGCAGCGCCGGGATACCGCAGTTGACCTTCGGCGATCTCGGGATGCCGGCGTACACGACGCCCGACAAGGGTGGTTTCTACCACTTCGGTCTCGTGCACATCGCGAACGACGGAACCGTGCAGTTCGCGGTGCAGGCCGTGCTGCAGTCGCTCTCGATCGACGGAGCGGCTGAGCCGGTGGCCGCCGCGTCCGATCGGGTCACAGCGCTCGACGCGACGGCCGCAGCCGATGCGACGGATGCCGACCTCACGGTCGGAGACACCCTGGCCCTGACGGCGAGCGGTGTGAACCAGTCGGGCGACAACCTCGACCCGGTGGTCGTGCCGATCGCCGATCCGGTGTCGCACGTCTGGGCGAGCAGCGACGCAGCGGTTGCGGCGGTCGATGCCGTGACCGGGGAAGTGACCGCGCTCGCTGCGGGAACCACGACCGTCTCGGTGACGGCCGGCGGGATGACGGCGGAGAAGACCATCACGGTCGAGGCCGCCCCGAGTCAGCCCGGTGACGGTGACGGTGGCGGAAACGGTGGAGACGGCGGAAACGGTGACGGCGGGACCGGTGACGGCGGGTCTGGTGGTGGCGGCTCGACCCCGGGTGACGGCGGCGGAAGCGGCTCGACGCCGGGCGACGCGTCGGGATCGACCGGTAACGGAACCGCCTCGTCGACTTCGGCCGACGGTTCCCTCGCCAGCACCGGCGCGAACGGCCCTGCCGGCCTCGCGCTCGGCCTCGGCGCGTTCCTCGTGCTCGCCTTGGGCGGAGGCCTCCTCGTGATGCGGCGGCGACGCCGGGCCTGA